TTGTGCTACAAAGAGCAATCCTGTAAGCGGGTAGCGGTAGAGCTGGCCAAATATAAAGGAGGAGAATCTATAAAAAGGACATTTTATTGTGCAGGAGGAAGCAATGAGAAGCGGAGCTGAGATGCAACCCTTGGTGTCCTGCCGGAGGAGGAAGCTGGCAAAAGAGCATCGCTGCTTTATATGATCTAGTTTGCCATTATGAAtcttacagtaatttttttccctgtatttcaaAAGGTTATATCTCAATatctgtttgcaaatgaaataCATGGCAAAAATCCCCAAGGCCGTAACGTAACTTCAACAGTAGATCTTTCAGAGAGGGCCGTATGGTGCCGGGGCTGCTGGCACCTCCCGGGCTGGGGGCTCGGGGCGCAGGACCCGGCCGGGGGAGCAGGACCCCGCTCCCCACCAGCGTTACTGGGGTTTGGGTTGACAGCCTGAGCTACCTGAACATCACCAAGCGCTTTGCAGCGCGGGGCTCCCCGCTCCGCTGCCGTGTAAGTGATAGATCTAGGCCACAGCATGCTGTAACACAAATCAGACCTTTACGAGTCCCCAGCGGCTGCAAATCAATGAGTTCTAGTAATAATTACccattttatctttctctttattaatatttagatgtttttaatcttttctttgcaaacatgATGTTTCCCTGCTGCGGTTGTCCTTCAGTGGAGCTGCCACGAAAGCTCCTGCTTCTCAGATTAAAGACTGCCTTGAACCAAGCTGCTCCCCGATCTGACACGACACAGCCACCAAGGTGGGTGACAGCACTGCCAGCCCACCCGAGCGGGTGACCCCGTCCCAGTGCGCAGCCCGTGTCCCCAGGTGGCAGTGCCACCACCCTGGGTGCCCAACTCACATCtcgggctgggtgctgggggggctcaggCTCCTGGACAGAGCCCTCACCCTTGGCATGGGTGACCCCCGGACTGGCACCCTACAGCCGTTGCTTAAAGAGACATCCCTGGCAGGTGGTCAGCTCTTCTGCTTGCTAATTAGGGgtgtataaattaaaaaataagccCTGTGTTGACCTGCAAAGGGAGACGGGActctgtaatttttcagttgAAATGACAGACCCGATCTCCTCTAACACAGGTGTGGGAAAGCTGATAATGCGTCacctctggaaaacaaaagggagaaaaatcgaaacagaaaacaactcccaaaaaaagtaatataaattATGTTTATTGTAAAGACCAAAATTTTCCAGCAAGTCCAACCACTACATATCTTTAAAGTAAGTGAGAAAAAGAAGCTGGAGATAAGTGAGAGGAAGGATGCTGGAGCATCTGCCCTGTCTGAAATacctccagcacctggaggaACAGGTAAAAGAACCCGTTTCTTGTCTGTCAGCGCACAGAGGGACCCGTGCTGGGGATGCGGCTCAGGACGGACACGGACCTGGCCGTTCTGTCCCAGggtggggagaggcaggagaCGTATTTTGACTTCTGGAACTCTTCAGCAGAATAAATCCCTGAGGGTGATCCCAGAGGCTGCGCTCGCTCCCCAGGGACAGTCCTCCGAGCCCACACACTGAAGAAGGGCCAAGTGAGGAGAAACAGAGACCAATTTCTTGCCCAAAGAGATGCTGGAGGcactcctccagcagcacaaagaCTCCCAGGGCTGAACAGGTCACCACAGTCTGCTGCCACCAGGAGCCTTATGGGGCTCAGGACATTTcacctctccctctgctccctctgtgCCATCTCAACGAGTTTCTTCCCAGGGTGACCGAGCCATATCAAtacccatcccaccacagctggcTACACTAACCCCACCATcgctccctccccagctgggaCATGCCCTGCTGCTTCCAATGCTGAAACCTCCTGAGTCCCCGGGTCCCCGAGCAGAGCCTCCCTTGGCACAGGAACGGTAGCCAGCAACGGGGACAATGAAGATGGCCACAGTGAAAATGACCTCAGGTCTCCCCATCCCCACTATTGTgcacagaggtgctgcaggctctgcccagAGATCCATGCCCATCTCCACCGGTGCCAACACCTCGAGATGTTCAGCCAACATACAAACTGATGTGCCGTTATCACCTCTCTTGACCACCGTGTTGCCTCTCTTCTCTCGCCCACCTCCACTGGGGGATCGGACACGTtatcctctgctgctggctccacCACTGGAACACCAGCATGGGTCCAGgtgctgcctcctctcctctggctgtttgctgggacgggctgagcctgctgccagggctggcaggagggaggacAGCGTTTCAGCCCTCTGACGGAGGAAAAGGGGTAGTGGCATGGAGGAAAGAGCGGCTGGAGGCTTTTCTGTGCCATGTAAACAGCATAATGAGGACACTGTGCATGTGGAAACATCTTTGACCTGAAAAGCAAGTCCAGCTGTAATTTCCAGCTCCTGCCAAGGGTGAGCACAGGCACAGAGCCCCCCAGCTGGGGCAAGGACCAAGacagctctcctggctgctcccagACAACATGGGACAGGTAAAACCAGGGcgagaaaaaacagaagagatgcTAATGCTGTCCTACGTAGGctggcccagccccagcacctggGCTGGGGACCCAGCCCTTGCCTGGGGACAGTGGCACACCCCCCGGCTGGACTTTTGGGGGTTGATGATGGGTCACCACAGTGACACTCAACCTCCTGGCTGAGCATACCTGGTGAGAGGCATAATCCTGGGGAGCCACAACCTCCGCATGCAGGAACTGGTGAGTCTTAGGCTAAGCTAACATCCCAGTCACTATTTTTCCAGCAGGACGTGGTCCCTTGAGTCCTGCCCAGGTGGACCACAGCCTTGTCACAGGTATGTGACCTCGATGACATTGGGCTCAGAGCTCCTGCAGGGAAGGTGATGCTTGCAGGAGCACTGGCAGCTCACACCGGCCACATCCACGctggccagctcctgctggcagggctgggcaggcagcttCTTCTGGGAGCCCAGCTTCTTCCAGTCCATGAGGTGTACCCCGTTGCCCAGGTCCTGCGGCATGGGCTCGTGGTAGAGGGTGATCTGGACGGTGCGGAGGTGAGGGCCATAGTGCACCGCAATGATGATGAAGACAGCCAAGAGGACGAAGATGACGACGATCACTGAGATCATGGGCAGGGCGTCCGATTTCTTCGTCACGCTCCTGACAATGGAGATGGGGGTGAAGGCAGCTGCATCCTGGGGCTCAGGCTGtctcagctggctgctgggtgAGGACGTGTTCATGGCTGAGCAGGCTGACCTGGGACAGAGGAAGACAGGGTGGAAAGGGGTGACTGCTGAGCAGAGGTCATCCGATGTTCTTAtctcctgcctgcacctgcaGTGGCCAGGGAATGGGATGATCCCATAAGCTCCTTCGGGCTTGCGGGACAGGGTAAATTTTGGTGGTTTTATCTGGGATTGTAGGACGGTGCCCCAGACACATTGAGCGAGGGAGGTGATGCCCTATGTTCCCTTGTCCCGGACACCTTCACCATGgggctctcccctccccactaCACCTTGTTCCCTGGTGGGGAGCCCTCCACCCTCCGCTCCCAGCCCCACGGTGCCAATCCAAGACCAAACCCCACAGGGACCTCCCTGGGAGACCAAACCCCACCAGAACACTCTGCGAGGCATCCCTGCCACAGCCACAAAATCCTGTGGGAGCCGGCACGGGTGGGAGCAGGGGTGGCGGGGGGGAGCGGAGGGAGGGagagccctccccagccccgcaggGGTACCTTAGCGTCCCTGCTGCATGAGAGTCATCACCTCCAGCGTcgaggctggggagctggcagcaggaccAGCAGAAAAACCTCTGGGATGGTTCTTCAGTGTAGGTGCAGCCAGACTCACTTCAGAGGCTGCCACGTCACGTCTGGGTCCCACACCCCCCCGGGATtccccagggcagaggaggaagcaCTTGCTCATCCCGCaggcaggagaggtgctccCTTACCTAGCTGAGTGCCACATCAGCACCACCGCCCCCTCCCTCGCTGCCACGCACCCTTGCCGGAAAAATCCCTCCTCTCGCCTGTTGCAAGACAAGCACCCTTTTGTTTAGGGAGAAAGCACCTACCCACTCCCCTTCAGCTGCAACCCCTGGCCGCTGAGCTGCAGGAAACCTCCCGCCTTCCACCAACTTGGTGTTAAAATTTAACGCGGTTAAGAAACCGGTGCTAAAAATCACCCTTCTGCATGTGAGCTCCTTGCACAGCCCAGCAAAGTGTATCCACACAACGCTCCAGGCTGGAAGGACCCTTGCCCCAGGAGATGATGCAGCCCCAGGGGTGATTTTCTCTGATGGGGGGTCCCACTGCTGCGGAAGAACCGTTCACCAGCATTgccatggccagcagcagcgcgAGCCCACAGCGAAGCTCTGGACCCTGGGACCCGCGCGgggtggcaggcaggagccagcaccaGGTCAGTGCTCGTGCATCTCCCCTTGCACGATGGCCATGCGAGCAAGGCTGGAGGGATGTCCCCCACTCTGGCAGCACGTACCCTGCATGCAGGCAGGTACCCCCGGTCTGGGGATGCTGCACGGTCAGACCCTCTGCCACCAGAGTGACCCTGAGCACATCTCAGAGCAGAAAAGATGGATCCTTTACAGTTTTAGCCATTACAGAACACGTCTCCCCAGCTTTCCGTCCCAAAACAACACTGTTCTTACCTGGAGGCTCTCAGCAGATGAGCTGGGGTGAATATTTGGGCTGTCTTTCCTGCACATGGGGAGAACGGAGTGGGAAATGCCTCTTCTACCATCAAGCCGAGTGACCAGAAGAGATCTGGCTGCATGTTAGAGCTTCTGGGAATTTGCACTCATTTCAGGATTCAGTAAAACCTTAATCTACAGCATAATCTCTGAGCATCACATCTGtgcaagagagaggaaaaacGATGGGGGAGGCTGCTAACAGAGGTTTTGTAACAGCAAAGGCTGCTGTGGGATGCTGCCGGCTTTTGGCCTGATGATTTGCTTGGGGTTTTGGGAAGCGTTTGAAGGGACTCACTGAAAtgcacagagctgcacaggGGATCTCTCCCTCTGTTCCTGCGTCCATCTCCCGGCCATGGAAAGCAAGGACCTTGCCAGCAGCATAAGACACCCCTCGATGTGCTCCATGCAGCGGAGCAGCTCCATTGCCCTCCTCTGAagctctgcagcttcccagggggctgcaggagggggctgGACCAGCCCTTCGAGCCAGGAGACACAATCCTGTGGATTTGCATCCTGAGCACCTGCATGGACCTTCCAGATGGGTGGACACAGGACCCTTTCCCAGGTGAGGACCCTAAGAACCTTCTCCTCCCCCCAACACTCATTCACatccaaaacagagcaactTGTTTCCTCTGAAGCTGGAACTATGCCAGCAgtggacagacagacacacagacagacagacaataTGTAGACAAGCGCATCACAAGATCGGTGCCAAGAAACCAAATGCCCTGAACCCCTTGGGCTGGAACAGGGGCAGCACCGGCCCAGTTTTCCATTCCCTCCCCTTGTTGAGGAACTTGGGTTAGGGTAAGCCAAAGCCTGCCACGTGCTGTGTCCCCTGCAGGGAAAGATGTTGCTGCTACCTGAAAAACAGCATCCCAAACCCAGCATCCCCAAACCCAGCATCCCCAAACCCAGCATCCCCAAACCCAGCATCCCCAAACCAGCAAGTCCTGGTGCCCAGACATGCTTGAGCTGCACAGGGGAGCACAGGGCATGGAGTAGCACCAGCTCTTGAGTTACCCCGGCCCCACAAGGAACAAATATTTCCAGATTCCTCCTGGAGATGTTAAGAAATCCCCTCtcaggtggggagggaggactGGCTCCTCCAGCAGGTCTTAGCCCAGGAAGGTCCAACGCAGCCTGCAGCTCTCACGGCTGATGTGCGGAGTAGATTTGACCTGGGGTGCACATCCTCATGACAAACAAAGCATCTCCCAAAATACTCAAGCACCATAAAGAAGCTACTGTGGCCCAGAGCCGGGCAGGcctgctgtgatgctgctctCCACTGCTATGAGAGCTGAATCCCCCAACAAACTGATGGCGAGGTTTCCTTTGCCGTCGGTAAGCGATGTCTCACATCCTCTCCAACCATAATGGGCTAAAAAACACAGTTCCCCTGTGGATTCAGCCCGTTTCCTTCTATTCTTTAACAGGAAACTCTGTGAGAGTCAGACCAGGCATGCAAATCGCTCCTCACCCTCTTGTCCCTCCCGGGATGGACAGAGCCTTAGCGAGGCTGCAGAGCCACAAGCCACCGAGAAGATGCTGGCTCCATCCGTCCATCCGCTCCTCTGGCTGTTCGGCTGCGTGCTGTTCCGAGGTGAGATGCTCCGCTTGCActctggggagggggaagcggTGCTGGACAGGTGGATTTGGGGAGCTCAGCGTCACGGCGGGCACCAAGGGGAACCGGCCAGAGGTTGGAACATGTAGTAGCTGTCATGGGGAAGCTCAGCCTTTAAATTCAGGAGTCAGGTTGCTGGGAAAAATGTGGCTGTACCAGGCTTACGGGGTTTATTAGGCACCACTGGAATAGAAGAACTTgtttcttgatttaaaaaaggaatgagATCTGAGATGCTGAGGCATTTTGTAGTAAGTGACTTCTGTCAAGTAAGAGTAAAGGTAGAACACTTAAGTGTACATTATTTTCCTCAGAAATGCTTGTTCCTTGACTGATTTGAATTTTCCACTCATCAATATAAATACAAAGACCACATGCAAGACTCATGTAGAACACGCCTCGCCCTTATTGTAATACTTGTGCTCCTTTGTGATAATTCTGCTTGAGCTTCTCTTTCCCGCGTGAGCCGTGGTGTGGGATGAAGGAACCAGTTTCCTGCTCTGAAGGGTGACAGGTTGTTTTTTCCTGCATCGTCAGGCACCTCTTACATTTCTGGCAGCTGTGGTACCTAGGAGTTGAACTGCATTCAAAGGAATATAGACTGCAACATCATTGCCAATTCCAATAGACAACCACCTAAAAATAAGGTGTCTCCACCCCAAGGCTTTTATCATTAAACCATAGAAGTTGCCTGTGGGTTACAGACACTGTGCTGGTAATAATGGGATTTTTGAAAAGGCAGAGAATATGGAAACCAATTCATTTAGTAGCTGTTTAATTCTGAGAAGTAAGAGCACATGGATTGGAAAATGTCTCTCTTCATCAGAGGGCAACACTGCGGCTTCGGCAGGGGGGTGCACTGGGCTGGCTACCAGCCAAAGGGCAACGAGGCCACACTGCGACACTCCTTAATGCTGCCCAGAACGTTGGTTTTCACTTAAAACTACTCGGTATGGTTTGcgtgggagaggagcagcacagaggctgtCAGGCACCTCCTCTGGCTTGGCTGGAcgtgcccagccccctgcctccTGCAGGACCACCGGCCGCCGTGCCCCCACAGCTTCGCCTCCCAGGCGGACCCGGCAGCTGCAGCATCAGGGGGAAGGGATGCCACCTCCACTCCTCAGTGCGCCACTTTGTCCCCTGCAGTCTGCCTAAAACCATGTTGTGAGACCACTCTCCCTAGGTGTGCCTGGCAGCTGGTGCCAGACCCCGCAGGGCCAGGACCTACTGCCGATGCTCGCTGTGCATCAGCTGGTGCTGCAGTTGCATCTCTCTCTGGCTTCACCCAAAACCACCAGCCTCCCCCCCCGTCACTGTGCGTTGTCTCACCATTTTGCATTGATCCGACAGTtctgaaatggctttttaaattttagagcAAAGTCACTAAGGTGGTGCAGCACCCGGAGGGAAAAGCTTCTGCGCGAGGCAAAGCAGCTGGCTTAGCGAAGGGGCAGAGACAGGATCAGCGATGCCGCTGGCTCCCTGAcacacaggcagctggggaagggaatTAGGGGCTCTTGAACAAGACAGAAATGCTCAGAGGTCCCCCTGCACTCGAGGAGATGGAGGTAACCTTGCAGGAGAGACAGAATTTGCTTTGGCTGGAAACTATACCTGCCTGTTTCCACAAGGCCTTTCCCGCCCCCCtcattattttactttgtgtAAGTTCATTACTTTATTaatgaatttattatttcttaatttaaactCCTAAGCTCTCAGTTATTTCTAAAGGGAGGTTCAAATACTGTTATTTTGAAATTGCTGAAGTGGGAAGGTTTGGAACATTTCCAGCctgtttttcctcccccagAAACACTTAACAGAAAATTTGTCCAAACAAACCTCTTCCCATGAACCGTTTCCATTACAATGGGCCGGCATTTTCCAGACAAAagatttccactgaaaaattCCTGGTCAAAGTCAATGAGAACCCAGCAGGATTTTTCCACTGTCAGTCACTCCATCCACTGCTCTCCTACCTACACCACAGCCAGTGGATGGATGATGCCGAGAGGAGCATGGTATGTCAAAAACAAGTATGCATGgtgataaatattttcaataaaatcaaAGACATGGGGTGCAGCTAGAGGATAGACATTCAGCTACCAGGAGACCTTCCAGATACGGTACTTGCATCCCTAAACCAGGGCATCCACTGCATCCTAAAGCTGATTCCTTGGACCAAGGGGAGGCCAGCACACCCCTGACCTGGTGAACCCggtgaaggagggagggaggagaaatgTTTGTTCACAAAACAAACTGCTCCCTTCTAGTAACACGAAACCCCACAGATGACTCTGCAAATCTGACTGAAGTAGCCAGAGACGGTTTCCAGGAATTATGTCCCATTTACAATAGGTGAGTCAACAACAGGTGTCCTTGGAGGGGACGGTGCTGGTAACCTAATGCCGGCAACGCTCCTGCTGGGAAAGCCAAGGCACAGGCTTAAGCCCAAGGTTGGGAAAGGGAGATGGATCTGTTTCTTGTGTAGCACCAGCACACGGCACCATGCCAAGCCTCAGCTAGAAGGTCTCATTACTCCCCTTCCCAGAGGAACCCACTCAGCATGACCCAACCAACACAACAAGGAGGAACCTCCCATTTGGTCTTTTTTGTAGACTTAAGGGCAAGGGGGTGCTGGTTTTACCTTTCAGCTGAAtcatcccagcacagcagaaaattcCCCTCTAGTATCCCTGGTTGCGGTGCTGTTTGGAGATAAAAACGTTTCAAGGAGACTTTGCCCTAATGCCGGTAGCTCGTGAAACTTGCTGCACACCTGATGAAACACCAGGACGCAGTGAATGCCACTGCCTTACTAGCAGTTGGATTTCAGAGATTAGGGAGAATCTTCTTACCCCGTGCTGGTGAGAACACACCGGCTTGGGACCCCATTCCCTGAGATCAAGGTTTTGCTGGTCTGAAGCACAGGAATGGGACAGGGACTTTGTAGTACAGAAGCGAAGCTGGTGGCTTGGGCTTGCCACCCTGCACAAAGAGCAGGCAGAGAAAGCTCACATGGAGCTGTTTGTGGCAGCAGTGTGGGTCCATGGAAGTGTGGAGCATGTGCGTTCACGCTCCAGAGCAAGCCAGGCAAACCCTTCTGGCACTGGGGACAGCCACCACCAGTTCTGGGCAAGAGACAGGAGTCAAGGTGGGTCTCCCCCACCTTTCCCACCATcaccaggcacagctgcagacTCCACATGCTCCCGAGGGCAGCACAGCGCTGGGCGAGCAGCTCCAGACGTACGATACAATAAGCTCCTCTCATACTTCAGCTAGAGGTGACTCTGGAGTTGCTACAATTCTTGGAATCACACTGAAATTAGTGTAATTATAAATGAGGGAGAAACATGTCACCGCTAACAATGCACCAGATGGAGACACAGGACCCCTAGGCTTTGTGTCTGCCACTTATCCCAGACACGTAATGCTCCCGGTGCCCCCAGATATGAAACAGGGATAATAAACCAACAACCTCTTCCATATAGTGCTTTGAAATCTGGGAATAAAACCTAGGCGGTGTCACCAGGGTCACTCACCAAAAATCTGGACTCAGATGAAGCCTGTCAGGCCAAGATGCTTCACCTGCCCTTTAGCTGCCACTTCTGCAAGACTCAGCActtcaggcagcagctgcacgGTGCCTCCAGCACTGCCGTGCTGAAATGCCTGCATCCAGGGACCTCCTTCCGCTGCTCCCTGGTGTTAAGCCAGGAaacttaagaaaagaaaatggcaagaaCAGGAATTATGAGAAAGCCCTTTGCCACCAACCCCCTACACACCTTGCCTCCTGAGTCACTAGGTGGGAGCTGAACCGATCCCAGCAGATCACGCTCCTGCATGGTGGttcacaaacacatttttgtgcaCAGCCTGGCTGCTACCAGCAACATCCAAATAAACCTGGGGAATCTTAGAATTACTTGAAAGAAGAACGAATTTGTGAATAAACTTGGAAACGGTAGCAAAGAACCGACATGAACTCGGTGGAAGCAAGACAGGCCTGGTGGGCACCTGCCATGATCCACCAccttggctgtgctgctgcaggggatgGTAACGCATGTGCTGTCACAGAGCTCTGCAGATGCCTGTCCGGAGGTGCAGCACACAAACAAATACAGCAGGTgatctcctgcagcagctggagcacagaACATTTGGAACAAAATCATGCAAACTGATGAGGACTGCCTGCGAGGTGGCCTGTGTACGGCAGCACCTTGGCTGGCAGCCGCATCAAGCAGCACTGCCGAACCAGCCTGCAGCCCGTGATGCTTCTCCTCTGcacctcagtttccccatccacagaaaagaaagcaaagctaaCACTGCCCCTCTCTTCTGCAAAGTGCTCCGAGATCTGCTGAtgaataatattatttttttaaaaaacacaggtAGGCAAAAAGCACATGCTGGGCTCTGGCTCCCACCAAGCCTGAACAAGCGGTCTCCCCATCTTTCATTTGAACCGTGCATGGAGTGATTTCCTCCTCCAAAATCCCGGATCCAGCACCAAACCCTAGGAGCAGCATAGCCAGGAGAAGGGCAGGACACACATTAGCACTAGCACAAAGACCGGGAGCAAACACAGAGCTCTAAAACAAGCAGGTCACAGAGGAAACTGGAACTagcaagcagctgggagggtgACAGTGCAGCAGCATGGTGGAGCAAGTGTTTACTCCCCAAACACCATGGAGCAGTGGTGGTGCAGCCAGCAGAAAAGCCATGCCACCTCCCTCCTCCAGAAACAACCACTTGTTATGCAAAAACCAGACGTCAGCACGCAGGGTGATGTGGCAGAGCCTGCTCCGTGCATGTGGTTTCCCCACATTGTTTGTCTCCTGGCTTGTTTTCTACATTCAGGTGGTTTTTAATTGACTTCCTCTAAGATCTGCTTCCAGCACAGCGCACCAGAGAGGAGCACGGAGCATGATGCTCAGAGAGGATGCCCAGGCCCGGGTACAGCCCTtgaggagaggcagaggaaggcaaagattaattttaattgcttatGAGATCCGGGTTTAATTCCTGGCTCTCTAAACTTTCCACAACACTTTGGCCGAGTCATTACAATTCAGAACCACTTGGCAGTGAGCTGCCAACCCCCCCATATCACTTGGGAATTAGATGCTTAAATACCACTGTGGATCTGGGACCTGATCCGGGCTGCCAGTTACCCAGCCTGCATAAcaacatttctctctctcctccacATCTCCACCTTACCTGTTCTGCTGTGAGACCCTCAAGGCAGCAGCGCTTTTTTAGGCACTTAATAAAACGAGGCCTAGGCTTTTGCAGAGCTCTCTGCTTTCCGGGTTTCctaatacagcatttttttcccctgtgaaacTCCCAAGAATTGGGGGGTGTTGCTCTCCGCTGCTTCAACAGCTGCTGTTTCACCCAGGAAACAGCTGCACTTGCATTAAGCGGTCGGTATATTTTTGTCATGGGTCGTTTGACAGAAGTGCCAATATATGAATTGAAAAGTCTA
The Falco cherrug isolate bFalChe1 chromosome 8, bFalChe1.pri, whole genome shotgun sequence DNA segment above includes these coding regions:
- the SMIM33 gene encoding small integral membrane protein 33 isoform X2; the encoded protein is MNTSSPSSQLRQPEPQDAAAFTPISIVRSVTKKSDALPMISVIVVIFVLLAVFIIIAVHYGPHLRTVQITLYHEPMPQDLGNGVHLMDWKKLGSQKKLPAQPCQQELASVDVAGVSCQCSCKHHLPCRSSEPNVIEVTYL
- the SMIM33 gene encoding small integral membrane protein 33 isoform X1 — its product is MQPDLFWSLGLMVEEAFPTPFSPCAGKTAQIFTPAHLLRASRSACSAMNTSSPSSQLRQPEPQDAAAFTPISIVRSVTKKSDALPMISVIVVIFVLLAVFIIIAVHYGPHLRTVQITLYHEPMPQDLGNGVHLMDWKKLGSQKKLPAQPCQQELASVDVAGVSCQCSCKHHLPCRSSEPNVIEVTYL